In a single window of the Verrucomicrobiota bacterium genome:
- a CDS encoding cysteine desulfurase, which yields MKTASAPGKFDVTGSRKDFPILSQEVNGKPLVYLDNAATSQKPRQVIDRVSHFYGKENANIHRGVHTLSGEATAAYDQARARVARHLHAFHPEEVIFTRGATEAINLVAQSYLRPRLQAGDEILLTEMEHHANIIPWQLLANEVGAKVVAAPVTDEGEIDLPAFASLLSARTRFASFVHVSNTLGTINPVQELIRLCQTRGVPTLLDGCQSVPHWDVDVQALGCDFFVFSGHKVLSPTGIGALWGRKETLNAMPPYQGGGDMIELVSFEKTTFRKVPERFEAGTPHIAGAIGLDAGFAYLEGLDRKAATAHESDLLENAREQLEALGGIRLLGHAPERAGAVSFLVEGAHPHDVGTILDTEGIAIRVGHHCTQPLMRRFKIVGTARASFAFYNTHQEVDALVAGVQKVQRYFN from the coding sequence TTGAAAACTGCCTCCGCTCCTGGAAAATTTGATGTCACGGGCTCTCGAAAGGACTTCCCGATCCTTTCCCAGGAGGTCAATGGCAAGCCGCTCGTTTACCTCGACAACGCGGCCACTTCTCAGAAGCCCCGACAAGTCATCGATCGGGTGAGCCACTTCTACGGAAAGGAAAATGCCAATATTCACCGAGGCGTCCACACACTCAGTGGCGAGGCTACCGCTGCCTACGACCAAGCAAGGGCTCGGGTGGCTCGCCACCTTCACGCCTTTCATCCAGAAGAAGTCATTTTCACGCGCGGTGCTACGGAGGCCATCAACCTGGTGGCCCAGAGTTATCTCCGACCACGACTCCAAGCCGGTGACGAAATCCTCCTGACAGAGATGGAACACCACGCCAACATCATTCCCTGGCAACTCCTCGCGAACGAAGTCGGAGCCAAGGTGGTGGCAGCCCCCGTGACCGACGAGGGCGAAATCGATCTCCCGGCCTTCGCCAGTCTCCTATCGGCACGCACCCGATTTGCTTCCTTCGTCCACGTCTCGAACACTCTCGGCACCATCAATCCCGTCCAAGAATTGATTCGCCTTTGCCAAACCCGCGGCGTTCCGACCCTTCTCGACGGTTGCCAATCGGTCCCCCATTGGGACGTGGACGTGCAAGCCCTCGGCTGCGACTTCTTCGTTTTTTCCGGCCATAAGGTCCTTTCGCCCACCGGCATTGGGGCGCTTTGGGGTCGGAAAGAAACGCTCAACGCCATGCCTCCTTACCAAGGCGGGGGGGACATGATCGAGCTGGTAAGTTTTGAAAAAACCACCTTTCGCAAGGTCCCCGAACGGTTCGAAGCAGGCACCCCCCATATTGCGGGAGCCATCGGCTTGGACGCCGGCTTCGCCTACCTGGAAGGACTAGACCGCAAGGCCGCCACCGCCCACGAGTCCGATCTCCTGGAGAATGCTCGCGAACAATTGGAAGCCTTGGGAGGCATTCGCCTCTTGGGGCACGCCCCGGAGCGCGCGGGAGCGGTTTCTTTCCTGGTGGAAGGCGCGCACCCTCACGATGTGGGCACCATTCTGGATACCGAGGGCATCGCGATTCGAGTCGGCCATCACTGCACTCAGCCGCTCATGCGCCGTTTCAAAATTGTCGGCACCGCCCGAGCTTCCTTCGCTTTTTACAACACCCACCAAGAGGTCGACGCCTTGGTCGCGGGTGTTCAAAAGGTGCAGCGTTATTTCAACTGA
- the sufU gene encoding Fe-S cluster assembly sulfur transfer protein SufU has translation MDDLADLYQEIILNHNRRPKNEREMEPHSHEAEGYNPTCGDRVTVYLQLKDGVVEDVSFVGEGCAISRASASIMTTKLKGVSKNDLQEEVAKLQKLLTQEEEPEVDLATMGDLAALAGVRKFPQRIKCATLAWHAAEEALDSPSPSPEA, from the coding sequence ATGGACGATCTCGCAGATCTCTACCAAGAAATCATCCTCAACCACAACCGCCGACCGAAAAACGAGCGGGAAATGGAGCCCCATAGTCATGAGGCGGAAGGCTACAATCCTACCTGCGGGGACCGAGTGACGGTCTACCTCCAGCTGAAGGACGGCGTGGTCGAGGATGTCTCCTTTGTGGGTGAGGGGTGCGCCATTTCACGGGCTTCCGCCTCCATCATGACCACCAAGCTGAAGGGCGTTTCCAAAAACGATCTCCAAGAGGAAGTCGCCAAGTTGCAGAAGCTTCTTACTCAAGAGGAGGAGCCCGAGGTCGATCTGGCGACCATGGGCGACTTGGCCGCCCTCGCTGGCGTCCGCAAGTTTCCCCAGCGCATCAAGTGCGCCACCCTCGCCTGGCATGCGGCCGAGGAAGCCCTCGACTCCCCTAGTCCTTCCCCCGAGGCCTAG